The Virgibacillus dokdonensis genome includes a window with the following:
- a CDS encoding FliA/WhiG family RNA polymerase sigma factor — protein MKATSSPHEQKLWDDWLNNHCMEAANELIENYMYLVNFHVERIASHLPNNVMKDDVKSFGLMGLYDALKKFDRTRQLKFDTYASFRIKGAIIDGLRKEDWLPRSLREKTKKIEHVTNQLEQQYQRIPSTEEIAKHTGMTVKEVETAMYDSLFANILSIEEKPTDPKLKLKEGIGYSIPDTKSVSPENQVVKNELKQELKASMKNLNENEQLVISLFYQEELTLTEIGEVLGLTTSRISQIHKKSITKLHTILKKLQAIS, from the coding sequence ATGAAAGCAACTTCATCTCCGCATGAGCAGAAGCTTTGGGATGATTGGCTTAATAACCATTGCATGGAGGCAGCAAATGAACTAATCGAAAATTATATGTATTTGGTTAACTTTCATGTGGAGAGAATCGCCAGCCATTTGCCAAATAATGTAATGAAAGATGATGTGAAAAGTTTTGGACTAATGGGTCTTTACGATGCATTAAAAAAGTTTGACCGCACTCGTCAACTAAAATTCGATACGTACGCTTCGTTTCGTATTAAAGGAGCGATTATTGATGGGCTTCGAAAAGAAGATTGGCTTCCCCGTTCTTTACGAGAAAAAACAAAAAAGATTGAGCACGTAACAAATCAATTAGAACAACAATATCAAAGAATACCAAGTACGGAAGAAATTGCAAAGCATACTGGTATGACGGTTAAAGAAGTGGAAACTGCGATGTACGATTCTTTATTCGCTAATATTCTTTCCATTGAAGAAAAGCCTACTGATCCGAAACTAAAGCTTAAAGAAGGAATAGGTTATTCCATTCCGGATACTAAATCGGTCTCTCCAGAAAATCAAGTTGTAAAAAACGAACTAAAACAAGAATTAAAAGCTAGTATGAAAAATTTAAATGAGAATGAGCAATTAGTAATCAGTTTATTTTATCAAGAGGAATTAACATTAACTGAAATAGGAGAAGTGTTAGGGTTGACGACGTCTCGAATATCACAAATTCATAAGAAATCGATTACTAAGTTGCACACGATCTTAAAGAAACTGCAAGCTATATCTTAG